From the Solanum stenotomum isolate F172 chromosome 4, ASM1918654v1, whole genome shotgun sequence genome, one window contains:
- the LOC125861339 gene encoding uncharacterized protein LOC125861339, producing MSLFQIDVQFLGHQICQGKATPIQRSIDFASKFPNLITDRTQLQRFLGSSNYISLFYKNLSRDLAPLYDRLKKNYKSPWTDSHTALVKDIKLRVQSLPCLALTNPAWQKIIETDASSIGYGGILKQINPHDKNEYLIRYSILKNGMRPRRNVLLWPLRC from the coding sequence ATGAGTTTATTCCAAATAGATGTTCAATTTCTAGGACATCAGATTTGTCAAGGGAAAGCTACCCCTATTCAAAGATCTATTGACTTTGCATCAAAGTTTCCTAATCTTATCACCGATAGGACTCAATTGCAAAGATTTTTGGGAAGTTCAAATTACATATCCCTTTTCTATAAAAATCTTTCTCGAGATTTGGCTCCTTTATATGACAGGCTGAAGAAGAATTATAAATCTCCCTGGACTGACAGTCATACCGCTTTGGTTAAGGATATCAAGCTTCGGGTGCAATCTTTACCTTGTTTAGCCCTGACCAACCCTGCTTGGCAAAAAATTATTGAGACGGATGCGTCCAGTATTGGTTATGGTGGAATTCTAAAGCAAATTAATCCACATGATAAGAATGAATATCTAATTAGATATTCAATTCTGAAAAATGGAATGAGGCCCAGAAGAAATGTTCTATTGTGGCCCTTGAGATGTTGA
- the LOC125861340 gene encoding cytochrome P450 71AU50-like — protein MVFGKKYMEEEFDERGFIARLKDLAKIFDEFFEKVIDDHVQLKEKNQAKDMVDTMMTIMQSGEAEFKFDRRDVKVVLLDLLIGSTDTVSTAIEWIVSELLRHPKVIKKLQNELEQAVDMNRMVEESDFERLEYLGMVIKEGLRLHPPSPLLPPHESIEDCIVDGFDIPKGSRLYVNAWAIGRDPKAWSEPEKFMPERFVDSNIDLHRRDFQLLPFGSGRRSCSALQLGLTIVRLVIAQLVHCFDSV, from the exons ATGGTATTTGGGAAGAAGTATATGGAAGAGGAGTTTGATGAAagg GGATTTATAGCTCGTTTGAAGGACTTGGCAaagatttttgatgaatttttcgAGAAAGTTATTGATGACCATGTTCAATTAAAGGAGAAGAATCAAGCTAAGGATATGGTTGATACTATGATGACTATTATGCAATCTGGAGAAGCTGAATTCAAGTTTGATCGTCGCGATGTCAAAGTTGTCTTGTTG GACTTGCTAATAGGTTCAACAGACACTGTATCAACCGCAATTGAGTGGATTGTTTCAGAACTTTTAAGACATCCTAAGGTTATAAAGAAACTACAAAATGAGCTGGAACAAGCAGTTGACATGAATAGAATGGTGGAAGAGTCGGACTTTGAAAGGCTAGAGTACTTAGGCATGGTTATAAAAGAAGGACTTAGGCTGCACCCCCCTTCACCACTATTGCCACCTCATGAATCAATTGAAGATTGCATTGTTGATGGTTTTGATATACCTAAAGGTTCAAGACTTTATGTAAATGCTTGGGCTATTGGAAGAGATCCAAAAGCTTGGTCCGAGCCCGAGAAGTTCATGCCAGAAAGGTTTGTTGATAGCAACATTGACCTTCATAGACGTGACTTTCAACTTTTACCATTTGGCTCTGGTAGAAGAAGTTGCTCTGCATTACAACTAGGGCTCACGATTGTGCGCCTAGTGATAGCACAATTGGTTCATTGTTTTGATTCGGTTTAG